A genomic window from Pseudomonas cavernicola includes:
- a CDS encoding glycosyltransferase family 2 protein, producing MDGLRQGLRKATGWLLYITALLALAVLLPRSVFDPESKDFLLLLGAVGIWRYSMGAIHYLRGLFFLYLRYPYYRRQARKLGAAADPSQVFLLVTSFRIDALTTAMVYRSVIEEASACGYPTTVVCSIVELSDELLIKNLWARMNPPERVKLDFVRIAGTGKRDGLAHGFRAISRHLPDDEAVVAVIDGDTALAPGVVRKTVPYFKLFPKVGGLTTNEFCEVRGSYVMSEWHKLRFAQRHINMCSMALSRRVLTMTGRMSVFRARVVTDPGFIADVESDHLDHWRLGRFKFLTGDDKSSWYSLMRLGYDTFYVPDAAINTVEHPPEKSFLKASRKLMFRWYGNNLRQNSRALGLGPRRLGWFTSLVLCDQRVSMWTSLLGPSVAIIASIKYGFAYLMIYLLWIGVTRLILTLLLLASGHQVGPAYPLILYYNQIVGALVKVYVFFRLDQQSWTRQKTKLNRDLASFQRWFNTWSSRAMTFSAGSIFVAVLMYVV from the coding sequence ATGGATGGCTTGAGACAGGGTCTGCGCAAGGCCACGGGGTGGCTGCTCTATATCACGGCATTGCTGGCCCTCGCCGTGCTCCTGCCGCGCAGCGTGTTCGATCCCGAGTCGAAGGATTTCCTCCTGCTGCTCGGTGCAGTCGGCATCTGGCGCTATTCCATGGGCGCCATCCATTACCTACGCGGCCTGTTCTTCCTCTATCTGCGCTACCCCTATTACCGGCGACAGGCCCGCAAGCTGGGGGCCGCCGCCGACCCCTCGCAGGTCTTCCTGCTAGTCACCAGCTTCCGCATCGATGCCCTGACCACCGCCATGGTCTACCGCTCGGTGATCGAGGAGGCGAGCGCCTGCGGCTACCCCACCACAGTGGTCTGCTCGATCGTCGAGTTGTCCGACGAGCTGCTGATCAAGAACCTCTGGGCGCGGATGAATCCGCCGGAGCGGGTCAAGCTGGACTTCGTGCGGATCGCTGGCACCGGTAAGCGCGATGGCCTGGCACATGGCTTCCGGGCGATCTCCCGGCACCTACCGGATGACGAAGCGGTGGTCGCCGTGATCGATGGCGATACCGCGCTGGCACCGGGTGTGGTGCGCAAGACGGTGCCGTACTTCAAGCTGTTCCCCAAGGTCGGCGGGCTGACCACCAACGAGTTCTGCGAGGTGCGCGGCAGCTACGTCATGAGCGAGTGGCACAAGCTGCGTTTCGCCCAGCGGCACATCAACATGTGCTCGATGGCGCTGTCCAGACGCGTGCTGACCATGACCGGGCGGATGTCGGTGTTCCGCGCCCGGGTGGTGACGGATCCAGGCTTCATCGCCGATGTCGAGAGCGATCACCTGGACCACTGGCGCCTGGGCCGTTTCAAGTTCCTCACCGGCGATGACAAGTCCAGCTGGTACAGCCTGATGCGCCTGGGTTACGACACCTTCTACGTGCCCGATGCGGCGATCAACACGGTCGAGCACCCGCCGGAAAAGAGCTTCCTCAAGGCCAGCCGCAAGCTGATGTTCCGCTGGTACGGCAACAATCTGCGGCAGAACTCCCGTGCCCTGGGGCTGGGGCCGCGGCGCCTGGGCTGGTTCACCAGCCTGGTGTTGTGCGACCAGCGCGTATCGATGTGGACCAGCCTGCTCGGACCGTCGGTGGCGATCATCGCCAGCATCAAGTACGGCTTCGCTTACCTGATGATCTACCTGCTATGGATCGGCGTGACCCGGCTGATCCTGACTCTGCTGCTGCTGGCCTCCGGGCATCAGGTGGGGCCTGCATATCCGCTGATCCTTTATTACAACCAGATCGTCGGTGCGCTGGTGAAGGTCTACGTATTTTTCCGCCTCGACCAGCAGTCCTGGACCCGTCAGAAAACCAAACTCAATCGCGACCTGGCCAGCTTCCAGCGCTGGTTTAACACCTGGTCATCACGAGCCATGACGTTCTCGGCGGGCAGCATCTTCGTTGCTGTGCTGATGTACGTGGTGTGA
- a CDS encoding alginate biosynthesis protein Alg44 — protein MSPASNSNVVHESEAQRQYARLKLPAKIKYFSRQGQELEAQLLDLSVGGFSFEPNNELVTEGKHYRGKLMFEVDGIGFAMDIEFQVRSIIDGQRAGCEFHNLRPREISALRYLISSFLSGELVNVGDLINTLQRENFTKARNNKGDSGGSLLSRLRALGVSLAIFLIGVSACGYVLFQLYDIYFVTHADSAQVSVPSQQVSMPREGAVHSLVAVGSTVSKGAPLATFSSSMLDALKGVLPEAEMTPDNLERLFSKTFQGTLTSPCNCRVVSQLVGDGQVASKGAPVFLLAPMDSVAMVEARFPYRAFGELQPGTEVSFLVGGEATPRSGKISSMSLQDGGLASDIRVLIQPEEPLSSDLAKRPVDVRIRPLSGIWASHSVAAGK, from the coding sequence ATGAGTCCAGCCAGCAATAGCAATGTCGTGCACGAGTCGGAAGCCCAGCGCCAGTACGCGCGCCTGAAGCTGCCGGCGAAGATCAAATACTTCAGCCGACAGGGGCAGGAGCTGGAAGCGCAACTGCTCGACCTCTCCGTCGGTGGCTTCAGTTTCGAGCCGAACAACGAGCTGGTGACCGAGGGCAAGCACTATCGCGGCAAGTTGATGTTCGAGGTCGACGGCATTGGCTTTGCCATGGATATCGAGTTTCAGGTGCGCTCGATCATCGACGGCCAGCGCGCCGGCTGCGAATTCCACAACCTGCGGCCGCGCGAGATTTCGGCGCTGCGCTACCTGATCAGCTCCTTCCTCAGCGGCGAGCTGGTCAACGTCGGTGATCTGATCAACACCCTGCAGCGCGAGAATTTCACCAAGGCCCGCAACAACAAGGGCGATAGCGGAGGTAGCCTGCTGAGCCGTCTGCGTGCGCTAGGTGTCAGCCTGGCGATTTTCCTGATCGGGGTAAGCGCCTGCGGCTATGTGCTGTTCCAGCTGTATGACATCTATTTTGTCACCCATGCCGACTCGGCCCAGGTCAGCGTGCCCAGCCAGCAGGTGTCGATGCCGCGTGAAGGTGCGGTGCATAGCCTGGTCGCAGTGGGCAGCACAGTGAGCAAGGGCGCACCGCTGGCCACCTTCTCCTCGAGCATGCTGGATGCGCTGAAGGGCGTGCTGCCGGAAGCGGAGATGACCCCGGATAACCTGGAACGCCTGTTCAGCAAGACTTTCCAGGGCACCCTGACCAGTCCTTGTAACTGCCGGGTGGTGAGTCAACTGGTGGGCGACGGCCAGGTGGCCAGCAAGGGGGCGCCGGTGTTCCTGCTAGCGCCGATGGACAGCGTGGCGATGGTCGAAGCACGTTTCCCTTATCGTGCGTTCGGCGAGCTGCAGCCGGGCACCGAGGTGAGCTTCCTGGTTGGCGGCGAGGCGACTCCGCGCAGCGGCAAGATCAGCAGCATGTCGCTGCAGGATGGCGGCCTGGCTTCGGACATCCGTGTGCTGATCCAGCCGGAAGAGCCGCTCAGCAGTGACTTGGCCAAGCGTCCGGTCGACGTGCGGATTCGTCCGCTGAGCGGTATCTGGGCCAGCCACTCCGTGGCGGCCGGCAAATGA
- a CDS encoding tetratricopeptide repeat protein: MSRSGFACGLLGSVSLSLLSGCMTLPDLQLAKQAKSSGDLVTAEQNYRALAEQGYVDAQIGLADLLVRGASVEQQEQGEDLYRRAIGRSAEAPVRLGKWLASKPLPSPAERIEAEQLLRQGLREGDNSALLPLVQVQLKDPQKVNGGELDRQLAQWQEQGIGEAQLGKILLYRARGDYSQHISEIERTCESRLAEVSECYVELAGIYQGRGDKTKQQRLLERLEASYQSGRLPPESLQAVAKVLADSSFGEPDAEAAKALYTRITPVYADAWCSLAELLLRYPEQGGGEELTGYLQQGIDAGSSRAALMLGQQYLKGQVLPADPPAAEKYLLLAVVGQPRAHLLLGKLYREGQLGDIDPDKALEHLLIAARGGNPSADVALAQLFGEGKGIRINPVYAYTFALLAKNQGLPQGQLLMERLAPRLQPQDYQQVESLLAREIKARGGAQATLRNQTNQAQGML, translated from the coding sequence ATGAGCAGGTCCGGCTTTGCTTGCGGGCTGTTGGGCTCGGTCAGCCTCAGCCTGCTGTCAGGGTGCATGACGCTGCCTGACCTGCAGCTGGCCAAGCAGGCCAAATCCAGCGGGGACCTCGTCACGGCTGAGCAGAACTATCGTGCCCTGGCCGAACAAGGTTATGTCGATGCCCAGATCGGTTTGGCCGATCTGCTGGTACGCGGTGCTTCCGTGGAGCAGCAGGAGCAGGGTGAGGACCTTTACCGCCGGGCCATCGGCCGCTCTGCGGAGGCGCCGGTGCGACTGGGCAAGTGGCTGGCGAGCAAGCCGCTGCCCAGCCCTGCCGAGCGCATCGAGGCCGAGCAGCTGTTGCGTCAGGGCCTGCGCGAGGGCGACAACAGTGCGTTGCTGCCGCTGGTGCAGGTGCAGCTGAAGGATCCGCAGAAGGTCAATGGCGGCGAGCTGGACCGGCAACTGGCGCAGTGGCAGGAGCAGGGCATTGGCGAAGCGCAGCTCGGCAAGATACTGCTGTACCGTGCGCGCGGCGACTATAGCCAGCATATCAGCGAGATCGAACGGACCTGCGAGAGCCGGCTGGCCGAGGTCAGCGAGTGCTATGTCGAGCTGGCCGGAATCTATCAAGGGCGCGGCGACAAGACCAAGCAGCAACGACTGCTGGAAAGGCTGGAGGCGAGTTATCAGTCCGGCCGGTTGCCGCCCGAGAGTCTGCAGGCGGTGGCCAAGGTGCTGGCCGACAGCAGTTTCGGCGAGCCCGATGCGGAGGCCGCCAAGGCGCTCTATACGCGGATCACCCCGGTCTATGCGGACGCCTGGTGCAGTCTCGCCGAGCTGCTCCTGCGCTACCCCGAACAGGGGGGCGGCGAGGAGCTGACCGGCTACCTGCAGCAGGGCATCGATGCCGGCTCTTCACGGGCCGCGCTGATGCTGGGGCAGCAATACCTGAAGGGGCAGGTACTGCCGGCCGATCCCCCGGCGGCGGAGAAGTACCTGCTGCTGGCGGTGGTAGGTCAGCCGAGGGCGCATTTGCTCCTTGGCAAGCTGTACCGCGAAGGCCAGCTTGGCGATATCGATCCGGACAAGGCGCTGGAGCATCTGCTGATTGCCGCCCGCGGCGGCAACCCGAGTGCGGATGTGGCGCTGGCCCAGCTGTTCGGCGAAGGCAAGGGCATCCGCATCAACCCGGTCTACGCCTACACCTTTGCCCTGTTGGCGAAGAATCAGGGGTTGCCACAGGGTCAACTGCTGATGGAGCGCCTGGCTCCCAGGCTGCAGCCGCAGGACTACCAACAGGTGGAAAGCCTGCTCGCCCGGGAGATCAAGGCCCGCGGCGGCGCGCAGGCCACACTCAGGAACCAAACGAATCAAGCGCAGGGAATGCTATGA